DNA from Amycolatopsis sp. DSM 110486:
GAGTACGCGGCCGGCGCCGAGGGTGCGGGTGCCGAGGTGCGCGTGCGGCGCGTGGCCGAGCTCGCGCCGCCCGAGGCGATCGCGGCGAACCCCGTGTGGCAGGCGCACTCCGACGCCGTGCGCGACGAGCCCGTCGCGACCGCCGACGACGTGCTGTGGGCCGACGCGGTCGTGTTCGGCACGCCGACGCGGTTCGGCAACGTGGCTTCGCAGCTCAAACAGTTCCTCGACACGCTGGGCGGGCAGTGGGCGCAGGGCCTGCTGGCGGACAAGGTGTACTCCGGCTTCGTCTCGACCGCGACGGCGCACGGCGGCCGCGAGTCGACGCTGCTCGCGCTGTACAACACGGTGCACCACTTCGGCGGCATCCTGGTGACGCCGGGGTACACGGACCCCGTGCAGTTCGCCACGGGCACGCCGTATGGGCCTTCGCACGCCGACGGTCAGGGCACCATCCCGATCAGCGATGAGACGAAGGCGTCGGCTCGGTATGCCGGGTCGCGGATCGCGAACGTCACGCGGGATCTGGTGAACGGCCGGGCTGCTTGAGTCCTGCCGGGACGGCACGGGTCTCCCCCGTGCCGTTTTTCCGTTGTCAGGGCGTGGTTTTCGCGGCGGCGACCATGGTGGCCATGAGCTTCGCGGCGTCGTTGGTGCTCAGGCCGGCTTCGCGCACGAGTGAGCGCCAGGTGTCGAAGGCCAGCGCGTGGCGCACCGCCGCGACCACGAACCGCTTGCGCCCGCGGGCCGGCGACCAGCCCGCGGAGAGCAGGCTCGTGGCGTCTTCGAGAAACGCCGCCATCGACTCGAGCGCGCGCTCGACGGCGGGCATTTCGACGGCGTCGCGCAGGGAGTTGACGAGCATCGGCTCCACTTCGGAGTAAAAGGCGTAGAGCTGCTTCAGCGCGTGCGTGATGCGCTCGGCCGGCTCGCCGACCGCCTGCCAGCTTTCGAGATCCGGGCGCGGGTGCAAGCCCCAGAAGTGCGCGGCGCACGCGGCGAGCTGGTCTTCCTCGGTCGGAAAGTAGCGGTAGACGGTGTGGCGCTGCACGCCGGCGGTCTCGGCGATACCCGCGATGGTCGTGCGCGCCGGGCCGATCGACCCGTGCAGCTCGACGATCGCCTCCGTGATCCGGCGGCGCGTGTCCTCCATGGCGTCGGCCCGCCGGCTCATCCGGTAGGTCCGGGTCGCCTTCTCCACAACCATCGTTTCGCTCCTCGCCGCACGGTCGTTCCAGGATAACCGCCGTTTCTGTCGGGGGTGGGTGGCACCATGGCGGGCATGTGGGGACGCAAGCAGAACGACCTGCCCGCCGACACCGCGGCCGAGGCCGTGGAGTTCGCGCGACCGCTGGTGCACGGCGGCTTCAGCACTCCCGACGACGTCGCGGTCGCGATCACGGAGTACCTGGAGCCCTCAGTGTCACTGCCGCAGGCGCGCTCCGTGGTCGACCGGCTCTGGCAGGCGCGGGTGGCGGAACAA
Protein-coding regions in this window:
- the wrbA gene encoding NAD(P)H:quinone oxidoreductase, which produces MTAPKVAIIYYSSTGSVHSLAQEYAAGAEGAGAEVRVRRVAELAPPEAIAANPVWQAHSDAVRDEPVATADDVLWADAVVFGTPTRFGNVASQLKQFLDTLGGQWAQGLLADKVYSGFVSTATAHGGRESTLLALYNTVHHFGGILVTPGYTDPVQFATGTPYGPSHADGQGTIPISDETKASARYAGSRIANVTRDLVNGRAA
- a CDS encoding TetR/AcrR family transcriptional regulator, which produces MVVEKATRTYRMSRRADAMEDTRRRITEAIVELHGSIGPARTTIAGIAETAGVQRHTVYRYFPTEEDQLAACAAHFWGLHPRPDLESWQAVGEPAERITHALKQLYAFYSEVEPMLVNSLRDAVEMPAVERALESMAAFLEDATSLLSAGWSPARGRKRFVVAAVRHALAFDTWRSLVREAGLSTNDAAKLMATMVAAAKTTP